A genomic segment from Gemmatimonadota bacterium encodes:
- a CDS encoding radical SAM protein has product MPGLRTGGRQLPLFPPDVERSFELLPALGEQGDIRYFATRARSVLNAPEATGMNFWSVNPYVGCAFGCTYCYARYAHRYVMERAADHDRLEDGLSDDFESMAPWLAFERRIFVKRDAPEILARALRTGGERYLGLINGDTILIGSATDPYQPAERRFRVTRRILEVLAEHPGLNIVIISKSPLITRDVDLLRRIARHSRIHVQISLITVDRELARRIEPRSPTPDSRLRAIARLRDAGIETGVNCMPVLPGITDDPAALDELVRRVAEAGAVRIGACALRLDRSARLRYLPFIEQEFPELAARYRASYSHGRNVGDKYREGLAEHFAVLRAKYGIGDGTRY; this is encoded by the coding sequence ATGCCAGGGCTCAGGACTGGAGGACGGCAGCTCCCGCTGTTTCCACCGGATGTCGAACGATCGTTCGAGTTATTGCCAGCGTTGGGGGAGCAGGGCGACATACGGTATTTCGCCACGCGTGCGCGGTCCGTTCTCAACGCTCCGGAAGCGACCGGGATGAACTTCTGGTCGGTGAATCCGTACGTCGGCTGCGCGTTCGGCTGCACCTACTGCTACGCCAGGTACGCGCACCGTTACGTGATGGAGCGCGCGGCGGACCACGATCGTCTGGAAGACGGGCTCTCCGACGACTTCGAGAGCATGGCTCCCTGGCTGGCGTTCGAGCGAAGAATCTTCGTCAAGCGGGACGCGCCTGAGATTCTTGCACGCGCGCTCCGCACAGGTGGCGAGCGCTATCTCGGTCTCATAAACGGCGACACGATACTCATCGGCTCGGCGACCGACCCGTATCAGCCGGCGGAGCGGCGCTTTCGCGTGACACGCCGGATTCTCGAAGTGCTGGCGGAGCACCCCGGCCTCAACATCGTGATCATCAGCAAGAGTCCATTGATCACACGCGACGTGGATCTGCTCAGGCGTATTGCGCGGCACTCACGCATTCACGTTCAGATCTCGCTCATCACGGTCGATCGCGAGCTCGCACGACGGATCGAGCCGCGTTCGCCGACGCCGGATTCACGACTACGTGCGATTGCACGTCTGCGCGACGCGGGGATCGAGACGGGGGTGAACTGCATGCCGGTTCTTCCCGGCATCACCGACGATCCGGCCGCGCTGGACGAGCTCGTGCGTCGCGTCGCCGAGGCCGGAGCGGTCCGGATCGGTGCGTGCGCCCTGAGACTCGACCGAAGCGCGCGGCTGCGCTATCTGCCGTTCATCGAGCAGGAGTTTCCGGAGCTGGCCGCGCGTTATCGCGCGAGCTACTCCCACGGCCGGAATGTGGGAGACAAGTATCGTGAGGGATTGGCCGAGCATTTCGCCGTGCTGCGCGCGAAATACGGCATCGGCGACGGCACCCGATACTGA
- a CDS encoding class I SAM-dependent methyltransferase: MTKQKRFDSGYFDKWYRHPSHRVGTTADLRRLINFAVAATEYVLAHPVRSVLDVGAGEGRWQPVLRTLRPSLRYQGVDPSEYAVRRFGKRRNIVQGTVDDLPRLVPDRSFDMVVCCSVINYLPRDVMIRAIRNIADRTAGLAYLEIFASEDEVEGDTEGWHAESRASYRRIIRDAGLVPCGLHCYIPRENVSTLVGLERA; encoded by the coding sequence GTGACCAAACAGAAGCGTTTTGACAGCGGCTACTTCGACAAGTGGTACCGCCACCCCAGTCATCGTGTGGGAACGACCGCCGATCTCAGGCGACTGATCAATTTCGCCGTCGCCGCCACGGAGTACGTGCTCGCGCATCCGGTCCGATCCGTGCTGGATGTCGGCGCTGGTGAGGGACGCTGGCAACCGGTACTCAGAACACTTCGTCCGTCGCTACGATATCAGGGCGTCGATCCGAGCGAATATGCTGTGCGTCGTTTCGGAAAGCGCCGCAACATAGTGCAGGGAACCGTGGATGATCTGCCGCGGCTCGTCCCCGATCGCAGCTTCGACATGGTTGTGTGTTGCAGCGTCATCAACTATCTGCCGCGTGATGTAATGATACGCGCAATTCGCAACATCGCCGACCGTACCGCGGGACTCGCATACCTGGAGATATTCGCGTCGGAGGACGAAGTCGAAGGCGACACGGAAGGCTGGCATGCCGAATCCCGCGCGTCGTATCGGCGTATCATTCGTGACGCCGGTCTCGTTCCCTGCGGACTGCATTGCTACATCCCGAGGGAGAATGTGTCGACGCTCGTGGGACTCGAGCGCGCCTGA
- a CDS encoding GlsB/YeaQ/YmgE family stress response membrane protein has product MSWIWWIIVGLIAGWATGRIMKGSGYGPIMDIVLGIIGGVIGGWIMTALGVGMGGGIIWSIIVAIIGAVILVWIVRLITGNRTAV; this is encoded by the coding sequence ATGTCGTGGATTTGGTGGATCATCGTGGGGCTCATCGCCGGCTGGGCAACCGGGCGAATCATGAAGGGCTCCGGTTATGGCCCGATCATGGACATTGTTCTCGGTATAATCGGCGGTGTAATCGGCGGTTGGATAATGACGGCGCTCGGCGTTGGAATGGGTGGCGGTATCATCTGGTCGATAATCGTCGCGATAATCGGCGCGGTGATACTGGTCTGGATCGTTCGTCTGATTACAGGAAACCGCACCGCAGTCTGA
- a CDS encoding YCF48-related protein encodes MIPWPSLTIVWSHRRAAITRSIALAITFWVTLASGAQAQWSTRNPGTDASFRGMSVVDSNVVWISGTRATFAWSNDAGRSWHPGNVAAARSFDFRAVHAFSLDTALLMVSAQDTALIYRTTDRGRTWTLQYHDESKGAFLDGMAFFDSRHGLAVGDPMNGRFVILETKDGGRHWSRIPDAGLPPALPGEGAFAASGTSLVTCGPKDAWLGTGGAASSRVFHSSDGGRNWSVVETPIKAGVAAAGIFSLACRDTRHLVAVGGNYAKPDASAVTVARSDDGGSTWIAAAPQPSTGFLSGVAYLDARKTGKQLIAVGTEGTSFSLDSGVTWSRLDSLSLNVVMSGPDGTATAAGAHGKVAILSGLHTGVKIGKRLP; translated from the coding sequence ATGATTCCATGGCCATCGCTTACCATCGTCTGGTCGCACCGGCGTGCTGCGATCACCCGCTCGATCGCGCTCGCGATAACGTTCTGGGTTACCCTTGCTTCGGGCGCTCAGGCTCAGTGGAGCACCCGGAATCCCGGGACCGACGCCTCGTTTCGAGGCATGAGTGTCGTCGACAGCAACGTCGTCTGGATCAGCGGAACCAGAGCGACGTTCGCGTGGAGCAACGATGCCGGGCGAAGCTGGCATCCAGGCAACGTCGCGGCGGCACGGTCGTTCGATTTTCGCGCTGTCCACGCATTTTCGCTCGATACTGCGCTGCTGATGGTGTCGGCCCAGGACACTGCGCTCATCTACCGGACGACCGATCGCGGCAGGACCTGGACGCTCCAGTACCATGACGAGAGCAAGGGCGCCTTTCTCGACGGCATGGCCTTCTTCGATTCGCGCCATGGGCTGGCGGTCGGCGATCCGATGAACGGCCGCTTCGTGATTCTCGAAACGAAGGACGGCGGCCGGCACTGGTCTCGTATTCCGGACGCCGGACTCCCGCCAGCGCTCCCCGGAGAAGGGGCGTTCGCCGCAAGCGGGACCTCGCTGGTCACATGCGGACCCAAGGACGCATGGCTGGGCACGGGCGGCGCAGCGTCGTCACGCGTCTTCCACTCTTCTGACGGAGGCCGGAACTGGTCGGTCGTGGAAACGCCAATCAAGGCGGGTGTCGCAGCAGCCGGAATCTTCTCACTCGCCTGTCGTGACACGCGTCATCTCGTTGCGGTCGGCGGCAATTACGCCAAGCCGGATGCTTCTGCCGTCACCGTCGCACGCAGCGACGACGGCGGTTCGACGTGGATCGCCGCTGCACCTCAACCGTCGACCGGCTTTCTGTCCGGAGTGGCGTATCTCGACGCACGGAAAACCGGCAAACAGTTGATCGCCGTCGGGACCGAAGGAACATCGTTCTCGCTCGATTCCGGCGTCACCTGGTCGCGCCTCGACTCGCTATCGCTCAACGTCGTAATGTCGGGACCTGATGGTACTGCGACGGCGGCTGGTGCTCACGGAAAAGTCGCGATTCTCAGTGGCTTGCACACCGGGGTAAAGATCGGGAAACGTTTGCCGTAG